TGGGCAGCGTTTCGCGCCACGTGATCGAGAAGGTTTCCGGACGGGCCCTCTGGATCGTCTCCTGAAGTCCCACGCCCTGGCGTTCAGGGCCTGGATCGGGCGGGGTCTCTTTGGGCCGCGGGCCTTTCGGCCCGCGGCGGGATGCGGGGAGAGGCGGATGCGGATCGAGGTGGAGTGTTACGCGGGCTACCGCGGCGAAGAAACCCCGCGCCGGATCCGGCTGGGAAAGGTCACGGTGGCGGTATGTGAAGTCCTGGACCGCTGGCTGGCGCCGGACCATCGCTACTTCAAGCTGCTGGGAGACGACGGGGCGCGCTACATCGTTCGCCATGACAGCCGCCGGGGCAGTTGGGAGCTGGTCTTCTACCAGCACGGCGAGTATCCCGTCCGGCCGCCGGGTGGTCAGGGGGAGTAGGGGTCCACGGCCGGGCCGCTGAAATAGCCCCGCTCGGGGTGCCAGGCGCGGATATTGATCTGGCGCGGAAACGCCCGGGACTTGAAGGTGGAGGTCCCCTGCAGGAGGCGCAGGCACTCCTGGATGCCTTCGGACATGGTCGGGTGCGGGTAAAAGGCGTTGACCACGTCTTTGAGCCCCTTGCCCTGGTCCATCAGCAATGCGATGGACATGATCGTACTGGAGGCCTGGGGGCCCGCCGCCCGCATGCCGAGGATTTTGCGGGCGTCGTCATCGCTGACGATGATTTTGACGAACCCCTCGGGGGCGCGCATGGCCATTGCGCGGCTGAGCAGGCTGATGGCGTAGTAGGCGACGCGGTAGGGGATCCGGTTTTTCTGGCAGGCCTTTTCGTTGAGGCCCACCGCCGCCACCGCCGGGTCGAAGAACATGATGGTGCTCATATTGTGGTAGTCGAAGCGCCGGCGGGGGCTTTCAAACATGTTGCGCACCGCCGTGCGGGCCTCCATTTCGGCCATGTTGACCAGGGCTGGGTGCGGGGTGACGTCGCCGGCCGCGTAGATCTGGTCTTTGACGCGGCAGTAGGCGTCGGTTTCCAGGAAGCCGCGCGTGTTGGGGTGGATGCCGAGCTGCTCGAGGTTGAGCCCCGCCAGGTTGGGGGTCCGCCCGATGGAGATCAGGACGGTGTCGACCTCCACGATTTCGGCGTGGCCGTCCGAAAAATCCAGGGTCACCTCCAGGTGGTCGGGTTCGGTGCGGATCCGGCGCAGCATCGCCGCGTGGAAGATCTCCACCCCGCGCTTTTCCAGGCTGGCGTTGACAAAGGCGCTGACGTCGGTGTCCTCGAAGGGGATCACCCGCTCCTGGTGGTCCACCAGGTAGAGCTTGGTCTGGCCGAAGTTGGAAAAGATGGTGGCGTATTCGCAGCCCGTGATGCCGGCGCCGATGATCATCAGGCGGCGCGGAAAGGCCTTGAGGTTCAGGACGCCGTCGGAGTTGATGATCCGGGTCTGGTCGGTGCGGATATTGGGGAAGTCCCGCGGGCGCGATCCGGTGGCGATCAGAAAAAAATCCGCTCGGAGCTCCTCCCGGCGGCCGTCGGGGTAGGCCACCGCGAAGCGCCCGGCCGGTCCCAGGCTGCCGCGTCCGCGCTTGAGGGTCAGGGATCCGGCGCCGGGCCAGCGGCCCGGGGTGAAGGTCTCGATCTGGGAGAGCAACTGGTACTGCTTCTCCTTGACCGCCTGGAGCACGGTGTTGCGCAGCGCGGGGTAGTCGATTCTCAGATCGCCTGCGCGGTAGCCCCGGTCGACCTTGGCCGCGATGGCGAAATCCTTTGCCAGCTCCCACATGGTCTTGGAGGCCAGCGCCCCCCACATCACGCCGGTGCCGCCGATTTCGCCGGCCTCGACGATGCACACGTGCCGGCCCAGGTCAAGGGCGCTCATGGCGGCGGCGAAGCCGCCGGGGCCGCAGCCGATGACACACAGATCGAATTTGTCCGGGGCGTTGACCGTCATTTTCTCCTGTCCGGCAGAGGGGGGCGGCGCACCGCAAGCGCGAATGCCCGGTTGCAATCGGGTTATAGGCAAAAGCCGCGCCCGGGTCAATAGCGCGCCGTGCCAGACGGATGCCGCAGCCCAACCGGTCCGCCAGGTGGCGGGGCGGACCGGTTCCCTTTGCGCGCCATCCGTTTCGAAAATCTCAAACCGCATCCAAGGAGGGGACCGATGAGCCTGCGCAGCTTCACGATCTACGACATCTTTCAACGCAACGCCGATCTTTTCGCAACGGACACCGCCCTGGTCTGCGGCGACCGGCGCATCGACTTCGGCGAACTGCGCGTTCGAGCGGACCGGCTGGCGGCCGGTCTGGCCGCCGAAGGGGTTCAAAAGGGCGACCGGGTGGCCATCCTGGGGCTCAACAGTCACCGTTTCTTTTACCTCTTCGGGGCCGCCGCATCCCTGGGAGCCGTGGTGGTGCCCATCAACTGGCGTCTTGCCACCGATGAGATCCGCTTCATTCTGGCGGATGCCGCCCCCAAGGTCACCCTGCTGGACGCGGCCCATGCCCCGCGGGTGCAGGCCCTGGCCGCCGACGGCGCCCCGACCGGCCGGCTCTTCGGCTTCGACGAGGGGGTCGCCGGCCTGCCCGCCATGGCCCGCCTGGAGACCGACGGCGCCCCGGCGCCCGTGGCGCTGGGCAGTGACGACCCCTTTTTGATCATTTACACCGCCGCGGTGGACGGCCGCCCCCGGGGCGCGGTGCTCAGCCACGGCAACCTGGTCAGCGCCAACCTCCAGACGGCGGTCACCATGGGGCTCACCCGGCGGGATGCCTTTCTCAACATGCTGCCGCTGTTTCACATCACCGATCTCAACCTGGCCCTGGCCGTGATGCACGTCGGCGGCAAAAACGTGGTGGCCGAAAAATTCGACGCCCGCCAGACCCTGGCCCTGACCACCGCCGAGAAGATCAGCGTGCTGGGCAGTTTCCCGCCGATTTTGTCCCGACTGCTGGAGGAAATGAGCGCCGGCGACTATGATGTGAGCTCCCTGCGGCATGTCAAAGGCATCGACAACCCGGAGACCATCCAGCGCTTCCAGGCGCTTACCGGCGGAACTTTCTGGATCCTTTACGGCCAGAGCGAAACCACCGGCTCCGTGACCCTCGGCCCCGCCTTGGAGCGGCCCGGGGCCGCCGGCCGGCAGCTGCCCATGATGCGCATCCGTCTGGTGGACGATGCCGACCGCCCGGTTGCCGTCGGTCACAAAGGTGAGATCACCGTTCAGGGGCCCCTGGTTTTTCAGGGTTTCTGGCGTCAGCCGGTGCTGGACCAGTCCAGCTTTCGCAACGGCTGGCACCATACCGGAGACCTGGGGCGCCTGGACGGCGACGGCTATCTGTGGTTCGAGGGCCGCAAGCCGGAAAAGGAGCTGATCAAACCGGGGGGCGAGAACGTCTATCCGGCGGAGGTCGAAAGCGTCATTCTGGAGCACCCGGCGGTGGCCGAAGTTTCGGTCATCGGTGTCCCCGACCCGCAGTTCGGCGAGGGGATCAAGGCCGTCTGCGTGCTCAAGCCCGGTGCGGATCTGAGCGCCGATGCACTGGCGGCCTTCGTGGCCTCCAAGATCGCACGCTACAAGAAGCCGCGCTACGTGGAGTTCACCGCCGCGCTGCCCAAAGACGCCGCGGGGCAGGTGGACCGCGCGCGGGTCAAGGCCCTTCACGGCGGAGCGGGGGCCTCGCAGTGACGTGGATCGGACCGGGGTCCCCGGCGATGGGGCCCCAAGGAGGCCGCGGATGAAGGTGCTGGTCACGGGCCGGATCCCGGATGAGGTTCGGGCACAGCTTGCAGCCGAGCACCAGGTGGTGGTCAACCCGCTGGACCGGCCCATGGCGCGGGAAGAGATCCTGCGGCGGCTGGCCGACACCGAGGGCCTGCTGTGCATGATCAGCGACGCGGTCGACGGCGAGCTGCTCGACCATGCGCCGCGGCTCAAAGCCATCGCCAATCACGGGGTGGGCTACGACAACATCGACGTTGTTGCGGCCACCGCGCGCGGCATTCCCGTCAGCAACACCCCGGGGGTGCTGACCGACGCCACCGCCGACATCACCCTGGGGTTGATCCTGGCGGTGGCGCGGCGCATCGTGGAAGGCGACCGCCGCAACCGCCAAGGGCGCTTCCGCCACTGGGCGCCGCTGCTCTTCCTGGGCACCGAGGTGACCGCCAAGACCCTCGGCATCATCGGTCTGGGGCGCATCGGGCGGGCGGTCGTCAAGCGCGCTCGGGGCTTCGAGATGAAGGTCATCTACCACAGCCGCACGCGTCTCGGGGCCCGGGAGGAGGCGGCCCTGGGGGTCTCCCACCGCAGCCTGGAGGCGCTGCTGGCCGAGGCCGATTTCGTCTCCCTGCACCTGCCGCTGACCCCGGCCACCCGCCACCTGATCGGGGCCGCCGAACTGCGCCGGATGAAGGCCGCCGCCTTTCTGATCAACACCTCGCGCGGGCCGGTGGTGGACGAAGCGGCCCTGGTGGCGGCGCTTGAGGCGGGCGTGATCCGCGGCGCAGGCCTGGATGTCTATGAAAACGAGCCGCGGATGGCCCCCGGGCTGGCCGAACTGGACAACGCCGTTCTGCTTCCCCACGTGGGCAGCGCCACCTGGGAGACTCGCAGCCGCATGGCGCGCCTGGCGGCCCGCAACCTGCTGGCCGCCCTGGCCGGCAGCCCGCCGCCCGATTGCGTCAACCCCGAGGTGTTTGCGGTGGGGTGAGCGCCGGCTGCGGGAGCCCGGCAGTTCAACCGCCCATCACGGCCGCAGCGGCTGCTGCCGGCCATGGAAACGGAACCCGATGCCCATGGAGAATTTTTTCAAGGTGACAGAGTTGGAAAGCGTGTTGGCACTGCGCCAAACCTTTCCGCTGGTGGCTACCGAGGAGGTCGCGCTGGCCGAGGCCGTCGGTCGCGTGCTGGCCGAGGCGGTGCACTCAGACGTGGATTTGCCCGATTTCAGGCGGGCCACCATGGACGGCTATGCGGTCCAGGGGGCGTCGACCTTTGGGGCCTCGGAAGGCAACCCCGCCTATCTGACCCTCTGCGGGGCCGTGCCCATGGGCCGGGCGCCCGATTTCACGGTCGGCCCGGGGGAGGCCGCCCGTATCGCCACCGGCGGGATGCTGCCCGAGGGCGCCGACAGCGTGATCATGATCGAGCACACCGAGGCCGTGGACGAGACCCTGATCGAGGCCTACAAGAGCGTGGCGCCGGGCCAGAACATGGTCGCCGTGGGGGAGGACGTCGCCCGCGGCCAGGAGGTCCTCTCCCCCGGCAGGTCCATCCGGCCCCAGGAGGCCGGGCTGCTGGCGGCCTTCGGGCGCAGCCGGGTGGCGGTTTTCAAACGCCCCGTGGTGGCCATCGTCTCCACCGGCGACGAGGTCGTGCCGGTGGACCAGACTCCCGGCCCGGGGTGCATCCGCGACATCAATACCTACACCCTCGCCGGGCTGGTGGCCTCGGCGGGCGGTGTGGCGTTCCCGCTGGGCATCGTGTACGACGACCCCCGCGAGCTGGAGGCCAAATGCCGCCTGGCCCTGGCCCGGGCCGACATGGTGCTGATTTCCGGCGGCAGTTCGGTGGGGGTGCGTGATTTCACCATCGAAGTGGTCTCCGGGCTGCCGGCGGCCGAGATCCTGGTGCGCGGCATCGCCATCAGCCCCGGCAAGCCGACGATTCTGGCCCGGGTGGGGCAAACCCCCTTCTGGGGGCTTCCCGGACATGTGGTCTCGGCGATGGTGGTCTTCGAGGTGGTGGTCCGGGCGTTTGTCGAGCACCAGGCCGGTTGCGTCGCCGGCTTGCGCCCCCGGCCCCGCCTGACCGCGCGTCTGACCCGCAATCTGGCCTCGGCCCAGGGGCGCACCGAGTTCGTGCGGGTTCGGCTTCTGGAGCGCGACGGCGACCTGTGGGCCCAGCCGGTCCTGGGCAAGTCCGGACTGATCCACACCATGGTCCAGGCCGACGGGCTGGTGCGCATCGGGCGCAACACCGAGGGCCTCGATCAGGGCAGTCCGGTGGCGGTCCTGGCCTTTCACTAACCTCCCGCAAGCCGCGCCCGGCTCCCGGGGCGGCGGAGCACGCAATGACATTCAAACGCAACGTCTACCTCGAGATGAAGACCCTGGCCGAGGCGCGCGCCCTTTTGTTCGCCCATTTCGCCGACTGCCTGATCCGCGACCGCGAAACCGTTGCCGTGCCCGATGCCGTCGGGCGGGTGTTGGCCGAGGCGGTCAGCGCCCGGCTCTCCTCCCCCCACTTCCATGCTGCTGCCATGGACGGCATCGCCGTGCGGGCCGAGGAAACCTTCGGCGCCAGCGAAACCCGTCCAGTGACGCTGGCCATCGGCGCCAACGCCTTTTTTGTCAACACCGGCCACGTGCTGCCGCCGGAAACCAACGCGGTGATCATGATCGAGCAGGTCGTGATGGCCGCCGAGGATCGGGCCGTGATCGAGAAGCCGGCCTTTCCGTGGCAGAACGTCCGCAAGACCGGTGAGGACATCGTGGCCACCGAACTGCTGTTTCCCCGCAACCACGTGGTCACGCCCTATTGTCTGGGGGCGTTGCTCTCCGGCGGGGTGACCACGGTGGCAGTGCGACGCAGGCCCCGGGCGCTGATCATCCCCACCGGCTCGGAGTTGGTGGACTGCATGCAGACCCCGCCGGAGGCCCTGCTGCCCGGCCAGGTCCTGGAGACCAACAGCATCGTCCTGGGCAAGCTGGTCGAGGCCTGCGGTGGCGTCTGCACCCGCCACGCCAGGATGCCCGACGACCCCGAAGCCATCGGCGCGGTGGTGCGCGCGGCGGCCGCCTCGGCCGACTGCGACCTCATCCTGACGGTGGGCGGATCATCGGCCGGCACCAAGGACCATGCCCGCGAGGTCGTTGCCGGGCTGGGGACGGTGCTGGTCCACGGGGTGACCATCATGCCGGGCAAACCCGTGCTGCTGGGGGCGGTCAACGCCAAGCCGGTCTTCGGCATGCCCGGCTACCAGGTGTCGGCGATCGTGGCCTTCGAGCAGTTCGTGCAGCCGCTGATCCGCCGGATGCTGGGGGTCCCGGACGAGGAGCGGCCCCGGGCGGCGGCCCGGCCGACCCGCAAGATCGCCTCCAAGCTGGGCGTCGAGGAGTTCCTGCGGGTCAAGCTGGGCATGGTGGGTGAGCGCATCGTGGCCACCCCGCTGCCCCGCGGCGCCGGCAACATCACCTCGCTGACCGAGGCCGACGGCATCCTGCGGATCCCCGTCGCGGTGGAGGGGGTTTCGGAAAACGAGCCGGTGACGGTCGAGTTGCTGCGGCCGCTGCCCTCGATCCGCAACACGGTGGTGATCGTCGGCAGCCACGACAACACCCTGGATGTGCTGGCCGACCAGATCAAGGCGACCCGCAGCGACCTCACCATTTCCTCCAGCCACGTGGGCAGCATGGGGGGCCTGATGGCGCTTCGCAAGGGGGTCTGCCACCTGGCCGGCTCCCATCTGCTGGACACCGCCAGCGGCGAGTACAATATCCCCTACATCCGTCGGCTGCTGACCGACACGCCGGTCCGGCTGGTGAACCTGGTGATCCGGGAACAGGGCCTGATGGTGCGGCCCGGAAACCCCAAGGCCATCGGCGGGATCGCCGACCTGAGCCGCTCCGACGTGCGCTTCATCAACCGCCAGGGCGGCTCCGGAACGCGCATCCTGCTGGATTACAAGCTGCAACAGCTGGGGCTGCAGCCGGAGGAGATCGCCGGCTACCGCAGCGAGGAGTTCACCCACATGGCCGTGGCCGTGGCGGTGCTCAGCGGCGCCGCCGATGCCGGTCTGGGGATCTACGCCGCCGCCCGGGCCCTCAACCTGGATTTCATCCCGG
The genomic region above belongs to Desulfobacteraceae bacterium and contains:
- a CDS encoding NAD(P)/FAD-dependent oxidoreductase; this encodes MTVNAPDKFDLCVIGCGPGGFAAAMSALDLGRHVCIVEAGEIGGTGVMWGALASKTMWELAKDFAIAAKVDRGYRAGDLRIDYPALRNTVLQAVKEKQYQLLSQIETFTPGRWPGAGSLTLKRGRGSLGPAGRFAVAYPDGRREELRADFFLIATGSRPRDFPNIRTDQTRIINSDGVLNLKAFPRRLMIIGAGITGCEYATIFSNFGQTKLYLVDHQERVIPFEDTDVSAFVNASLEKRGVEIFHAAMLRRIRTEPDHLEVTLDFSDGHAEIVEVDTVLISIGRTPNLAGLNLEQLGIHPNTRGFLETDAYCRVKDQIYAAGDVTPHPALVNMAEMEARTAVRNMFESPRRRFDYHNMSTIMFFDPAVAAVGLNEKACQKNRIPYRVAYYAISLLSRAMAMRAPEGFVKIIVSDDDARKILGMRAAGPQASSTIMSIALLMDQGKGLKDVVNAFYPHPTMSEGIQECLRLLQGTSTFKSRAFPRQINIRAWHPERGYFSGPAVDPYSP
- a CDS encoding AMP-binding protein, whose translation is MSLRSFTIYDIFQRNADLFATDTALVCGDRRIDFGELRVRADRLAAGLAAEGVQKGDRVAILGLNSHRFFYLFGAAASLGAVVVPINWRLATDEIRFILADAAPKVTLLDAAHAPRVQALAADGAPTGRLFGFDEGVAGLPAMARLETDGAPAPVALGSDDPFLIIYTAAVDGRPRGAVLSHGNLVSANLQTAVTMGLTRRDAFLNMLPLFHITDLNLALAVMHVGGKNVVAEKFDARQTLALTTAEKISVLGSFPPILSRLLEEMSAGDYDVSSLRHVKGIDNPETIQRFQALTGGTFWILYGQSETTGSVTLGPALERPGAAGRQLPMMRIRLVDDADRPVAVGHKGEITVQGPLVFQGFWRQPVLDQSSFRNGWHHTGDLGRLDGDGYLWFEGRKPEKELIKPGGENVYPAEVESVILEHPAVAEVSVIGVPDPQFGEGIKAVCVLKPGADLSADALAAFVASKIARYKKPRYVEFTAALPKDAAGQVDRARVKALHGGAGASQ
- a CDS encoding D-glycerate dehydrogenase, with the translated sequence MKVLVTGRIPDEVRAQLAAEHQVVVNPLDRPMAREEILRRLADTEGLLCMISDAVDGELLDHAPRLKAIANHGVGYDNIDVVAATARGIPVSNTPGVLTDATADITLGLILAVARRIVEGDRRNRQGRFRHWAPLLFLGTEVTAKTLGIIGLGRIGRAVVKRARGFEMKVIYHSRTRLGAREEAALGVSHRSLEALLAEADFVSLHLPLTPATRHLIGAAELRRMKAAAFLINTSRGPVVDEAALVAALEAGVIRGAGLDVYENEPRMAPGLAELDNAVLLPHVGSATWETRSRMARLAARNLLAALAGSPPPDCVNPEVFAVG
- a CDS encoding molybdopterin molybdotransferase MoeA, which gives rise to MENFFKVTELESVLALRQTFPLVATEEVALAEAVGRVLAEAVHSDVDLPDFRRATMDGYAVQGASTFGASEGNPAYLTLCGAVPMGRAPDFTVGPGEAARIATGGMLPEGADSVIMIEHTEAVDETLIEAYKSVAPGQNMVAVGEDVARGQEVLSPGRSIRPQEAGLLAAFGRSRVAVFKRPVVAIVSTGDEVVPVDQTPGPGCIRDINTYTLAGLVASAGGVAFPLGIVYDDPRELEAKCRLALARADMVLISGGSSVGVRDFTIEVVSGLPAAEILVRGIAISPGKPTILARVGQTPFWGLPGHVVSAMVVFEVVVRAFVEHQAGCVAGLRPRPRLTARLTRNLASAQGRTEFVRVRLLERDGDLWAQPVLGKSGLIHTMVQADGLVRIGRNTEGLDQGSPVAVLAFH
- a CDS encoding molybdopterin biosynthesis protein; translated protein: MTFKRNVYLEMKTLAEARALLFAHFADCLIRDRETVAVPDAVGRVLAEAVSARLSSPHFHAAAMDGIAVRAEETFGASETRPVTLAIGANAFFVNTGHVLPPETNAVIMIEQVVMAAEDRAVIEKPAFPWQNVRKTGEDIVATELLFPRNHVVTPYCLGALLSGGVTTVAVRRRPRALIIPTGSELVDCMQTPPEALLPGQVLETNSIVLGKLVEACGGVCTRHARMPDDPEAIGAVVRAAAASADCDLILTVGGSSAGTKDHAREVVAGLGTVLVHGVTIMPGKPVLLGAVNAKPVFGMPGYQVSAIVAFEQFVQPLIRRMLGVPDEERPRAAARPTRKIASKLGVEEFLRVKLGMVGERIVATPLPRGAGNITSLTEADGILRIPVAVEGVSENEPVTVELLRPLPSIRNTVVIVGSHDNTLDVLADQIKATRSDLTISSSHVGSMGGLMALRKGVCHLAGSHLLDTASGEYNIPYIRRLLTDTPVRLVNLVIREQGLMVRPGNPKAIGGIADLSRSDVRFINRQGGSGTRILLDYKLQQLGLQPEEIAGYRSEEFTHMAVAVAVLSGAADAGLGIYAAARALNLDFIPVVTEQYDLVIPLEHLETEKIRILLETINTAEFKRAVGRLGGYSTDKTGTWVL